Proteins encoded within one genomic window of Megalopta genalis isolate 19385.01 chromosome 10, iyMegGena1_principal, whole genome shotgun sequence:
- the Svil gene encoding supervillin isoform X3 has protein sequence MLEKNSRLISRSESKESGKILSLHKTTPIRETKASRLRAASIISPNGGTLISRRLGMSETSAPLGLQPRTSTSMKDENSILGNSSAINPVRKRDKSYKRKSYLNQSHSMETTTTGDRLTQSDCNDRRTRRQSTKQNYISDTISTSNSSNQRQLSTNLSKKLVELKTAYPKVSTQYVTNHPKTSTTPSVNPLASTKYSNIQRTSSGGHSDSEVSRKVDALTALTKSTIERVERLTSQANLSSNYGPQLENQSSTSSQANSSSNTESNTNNVHISQSSPRKCSILKKSNDEHTQDGPINHPHTPVSILKHKMFDSEGIQALSSLTHAVLPPVTFSPSVVEPTHKRHGILKKRSSLDESEILRRRSCSPDISFTDNPYSEFRPILKNQRRSSLDEIIKRDQSLDSQPTSILKRKSSREDDREDRQVGSSEPQGILKRKSTNSLRTNNVNHHVTITTDATSATGPEILDSSEVRPILKKKHSREESFGSDPPSLEPRPILKKKSSTESDEHDDKPKKTILKCSRKNSQDDCAYETELTSPKKLSMLRNRSIQGRTSAATENDSSVRPILKQSGSKDNESRVRLNLHDETAVSDEACNEPADLFLRKRAQSVGHVQPSTIPNEFTGVLNKRRSLELTSMSDVLQDKLQTRLTTNSNYLKTDLFLGSESANVSAIFSDTLSSTAKEKSVEKEKQSVLVLEAETGDQVTVYEPPVNNSVEKSATLSTKMTDSKERMNNEVLTLQRKQDDVDFQESNGVHRSNSVSKMAQHFKALQEKANCKEKENLSQRTPSKGSRGIQRYRDRKLQGNDRFSTQPVTFQEVQEAVLQNQRNSNIKSSTTDTNVDDEYDPSKLSLAERVRLFNQKIDPETTVEFDKMSTDRHSRRRPATRYKTQPVTSEEVEVASRISPLNSIHQCSLDNNVTPELCELMSVSQVDLPKSTLKPQSAFRTKSPELEGLKLIKSVLKKESAEHEQQTLENSDSTRISLKIKLEEKTTRNERESNYGTQYNWDSGHNTEGRQSDPKRTVVPFQKNGNQDELNRIRMKSALDDISNVRTDISASKKDERTSQTADNEEISSSGDYNSNIKNEGVLRQSIFSKQTRYASLLKSASHHSISNKKPETEMSSGTVSKQHGIALPGLCRSATQAIPSVDTSDGPSMSIADRLAALQRSGNTNWKRRIASESAISLDGSGSSPKEELSIKQGVLADCLGKLESATEGWKKRVATSDAMKFTVAGRMKVELPEKLETGPRSPLVEVTIDRKKKTPRPERFRAKRGYTKDAMSTPTSPSKDSYSKLRISFSEPTSDDSGEENKSEKHMSPTVSIPKIDDETFTSFYTGISLDRCEAESVDLNESDFDIITSQSELLVQRRNIRLQRRRVISRNPLRALAARTDLRSEYTEVRTGIAEKVMRQLNVEKCKPYIKDSIFYFDSIIILSYFLISFTVAKNSSLAMEALAGLASTEDFSNVTLRNVAESNVSTNKLQPYKDLMLILIKGRRHVQVKLIEPIAENINSGDNFVLVTKTEVYNYIGKYCNVIEKVRGAKIAMTIQQNKDLGTQASQVITINEDKVTCTKSQLQKFWNYLGAENENVDVFDAGHPDEDELYETAMIHTNMIYEIKDEELVPLEKYWGAIPKIEMLDPNKVLVFDFGSEMYIWSGKVASVDKKKIATNLATEMWKEGYDYTECDVCPINAASMIGRRTVSQVESKSAENRPKWCLLAKLTQHVETILFREKFLDWPHASGIIRVRGETSKEQVDGTIIIEPCNIDNLLEENTTPVDLALEGSHLGRGTGWYDDELKKQYVVTTTSVKVWHIDEFSHTLLDDSSVGQFYSGDSYIVHWMYSVTITGRGLSGMPSKHSAKGRDRSVYFMWQGQSASLNEQGAAALLTIQLDSDQAPQLRVVQGHEPAAFLNLFSGGMIVHSGKKNDKKDERWRLYICRGTLESEVSLIEIPCSTRQLRSRGSLLLLDSKNDKIYVWHGSNALLHIKKNAISVAKKIQENRPQETHFSSEGDIEIIEINEGIEPEEFFNALGGMNKSLYVSLEKDQLQEHTPRLFHLSSISKEFKPAEILCPHRASLTTPFPFLQEDLYQVNQPALFLLDNINELWIWQGWWPDTGAEDQTGSKAVRWQAERRAAMTTAMQYWQNLHPETTKYPIYLVWAGLEPLRFINLFPTWTYRDDIAEINIEDGRNPGEVLSVENELARLTKSTYPPAQLLQRPLPEGVDPTHLELYLSQQHFEELLGMSKEEFQDLPVWKQVNLKKEIGLF, from the exons ATGTTGGAAAAAAACAGTCGTTTAATTTCAAGATCAGAGAGTAAAGAGAGTGGTAAGATTCTTTCATTGCATAAAACAACACCAATTCGTGAGACTAAAGCTTCCAGATTGAGAGCTGCCTCCATTATATCCCCTAATG GTGGAACATTGATTTCAAGGAGATTAGGTATGTCTGAAACATCTGCTCCTTTAGGTCTCCAACCTAGGACCAGTACATCTATGAAGGAT GAAAATTCAATATTAGGTAACAGTAGCGCTATAAATCCTGTAAGAAAAAGggacaagagctacaagagaaAATCGTATTTAAATCAGTCGCATAGCAtggaaacaacaacaacaggagatCGTTTAACTCAGT CTGACTGTAATGATAGACGAACCAGAAGACAATCAACTAAGCAAAATTACATATCCGATACAATATCTACTTCGAATTCTAGTAATCAACGTCAGCTATCGACTAATTTAAGTAAAAAGCTGGTTGAGTTGAAAACGGCTTATCCGAAAGTTAGTACTCAATATGTTACAAATCATCCAAAAACCTCTACAACGCCTTCTGTTAATCCTCTTGCAAGcactaaatattcaaatatacaACGAACTAG tAGCGGCGGCCATAGTGATTCAGAGGTTTCACGAAAGGTCGATGCGTTAACAGCGTTGACGAAGTCCACGATAGAACGCGTCGAGAGACTCACGTCACAAGCAAACTTGTCTTCAAATTATGGACCACAATTGGAAAATCAATCTAGCACATCGTCGCAGGCGAACTCCAGTAGTAATACAGAAAGTAATACGAACAACGTACACATCTCGCAATCATCGCCAAGGAAATGTTCTATTTTAAAGAAATCGAATGACGAGCACACCCAGGATGGACCCATCAATCACCCGCATACACCGGTTTCGATTTTGAAACATAAGATGTTCGACAGCGAGGGGATTCAAGCTTTATCAAGCCTCACTCACGCAGTATTGCCACCGGTAACGTTCTCGCCGTCTGTGGTAGAGCCTACTCACAAAAGGCACGGTATCTTGAAGAAGCGCAGTAGTTTGGATGAGAGTGAAATTCTTCGGCGCCGTAGTTGTTCACCGGACATCTCTTTCACCGATAATCCTTACTCCGAGTTCAGGCCGATTCTGAAGAATCAGAGGCGATCGTCCTTGGACGAGATCATCAAGAGAGACCAGAGCCTTGATTCTCAGCCTACCTCCATATTAAAAAGGAAATCGTCCCGGGAAGACGACAGAGAGGACCGGCAAGTTGGTTCTTCGGAGCCACAGGGTATACTCAAAAGGAAATCTACAAATAGCCTACGTACAAATAATGTTAATCACCACGTGACCATTACAACGGATGCAACAAGTGCGACCGGTCCGGAAATACTTGATAGCTCCGAGGTGAGGCCGATACTGAAGAAAAAGCACAGTAGAGAGGAATCGTTTGGTAGCGATCCACCGTCTCTAGAGCCACGGCCGATACTGAAAAAGAAGTCAAGTACCGAGTCGGACGAGCATGATGACAAACCGAAAAAGACTATTTTGAAGTGTTCACGAAAGAATTCGCAAGACGATTGCGCTTACGAGACAGAGTTAACGTCGCCGAAGAAACTGTCTATGCTTAGAAACCGTTCAATACAAGGTAGAACGTCCGCTGCCACGGAGAACGATTCTTCTGTGCGACCTATATTGAAACAATCGGGCAGCAAAGACAACGAATCACGAGTCCGTTTGAACTTGCACGACGAAACTGCCGTCTCCGATGAGGCGTGCAACGAACCAGccgatttatttttacgaaaaagGGCACAATCCGTGGGCCATGTACAGCCTTCTACTATTCCTAACGAATTCACCGGTGTACTTAATAAACGACGATCGCTCGAGTTAACGTCCATGAGCGACGTGTTACAAGATAAGTTACAAACAAGATTAACGACCAATAGTAACTATTTAAAGACAGACCTTTTCCTGGGTAGCGAGAGTGCCAATGTGTCTGCTATTTTTTCTGACACGTTAAGCAG CACTGCAAAAGAAAAGTCTGTGGAGAAGGAGAAACAGTCTGTGTTAGTACTTGAAGCAGAGACAGGGGATCAAGTAACCGTATATGAACCTCCTGTAAATAATAGTGTGGAGAAAAGTGCTACACTCTCTACCAAAATGACTGACAGCAAGGAACGCATGAACAACGAAGTGTTGACTTTGCAGAGGAAGCAAGACGACGTTGATTTTCAAGAGAGCAACGGCGTGCATCGCAGTAACAGTGTTTCTAAGATGGCACAGCATTTCAAAGCGTTGCAAGAGAAAGCAAATTGTAAAGAGAAGGAGAATTTATCCCAGAGGACACCGAGTAAGGGTTCACGTGGGATACAGCGATATAGAGATCGTAAACTTCAGGGGAACGATAGGTTCAGCACCCAACCGGTAACTTTTCAAGAAGTGCAGGAAGCAGTTCTACAGAATCAACGTAACTCGAATATAAAGTCAAGCACGACGGATACGAACGTCGACGATGAATATGATCCTTCTAAATTAAGTCTGGCGGAACGAGTGCGCCTTTTTAATCAAAAAATTGATCCCGAGACGACCGTAGAGTTCGATAAAATGTCAACGGACCGACATTCTCGAAGACGACCAGCTACTCGCTATAAAACACAACCGGTTACTTCTGAGGAGGTCGAAGTAGCATCTCGAATATCTCCTTTAAATTCTATTCACCAATGTTCACTAGATAACA ATGTTACTCCAGAGCTCTGTGAACTAATGAGTGTTTCTCAGGTTGATTTACCAAAAAGTACTTTAAAACCGCAGAGCGCGTTTAGAACTAAGAGCCCCGAGCTCGAGGGTTTGAAGTTAATAAAATCTGTACTTAAAAAAGAGTCCGCGGAGCATGAACAGCAGACGCTTGAAAATTCTGATTCCACGCGCATTTCGTTGAAGATTAAACTGGAAGAAAAGACA ACAAGAAATGAGAGGGAAAGTAATTATGGTACACAGTATAATTGGGACAGTGGCCACAATACGGAAGGTAGGCAATCTGACCCTAAACGAACCGTCGTGCCTTTCCAGAAGAATGGTAATCAGGACGAACTAAATAGAATAAGAATGAAATCCGCGTTAGATGACATAAGTAATGTTCGAACTGACATCTCTGCATCCAAAAAAGATGAGAGAACTTCTCAAACGGCAGACAACGAGGAGATTTCCTCCTCGGGAGATTATAACAGCAACATAAAAAACGAAGGTGTACTTCGTCAATCTATTTTTTCAAAACAAACTAG GTACGCTTCGTTGTTGAAGAGCGCCAGTCACCACTCGATTAGCAACAAAAAGCCTGAAACTGAAATGTCCAGTGGAACTGTATCAAAACAACATGGCATAGCGTTGCCAGGATTATGTCGCAGTGCGACACAGGCAATCCCATCAGTAGATACCAGCGATGGTCCGAGTATGAGTATCGCAGACCGATTGGCTGCCCTTCAACGAAGTGGCAATACAAATTGGAAACGGCGCATAGCGTCGGAATCAGCTATCTCATTG GATGGATCGGGTTCATCGCCCAAAGAAGAACTGAGTATCAAGCAAGGTGTTTTAGCTGATTGTCTTGGTAAGTTAGAATCTGCCACAGAAGGATGGAAAAAGAGGGTAGCCACGTCCGACGCGATGAAATTCACAGTAGCTGGAAGAATGAAGGTAGAACTACCAGAGAAACTAGAAACTGGTCCACGTTCACCACTCGTCGAAGTTACTATAGATAGGAAAAAGAAGACACCGCGGCCAGAACGATTCAGGGCCAAAAGGG GATATACAAAAGATGCGATGTCTACACCGACCAGTCCAAGTAAGGATTCGTACAGTAAATTGCGGATAAGCTTCTCGGAACCTACAAGCGATGACAGTG GAGAAGAAAATAAATCCGAGAAACATATGTCACCGACTGTATCGATACCCAAGATAGACGATGAAACGTTCACCTCTTTTTATACTGGAATCTCTTTGGATAGATGCGAAGCTGAATCTGTCGACCTAAATGAGAGCGATTTTGATATCATCACATCGCAATCGGAAtt ACTAGTCCAGAGGCGCAATATACGATTGCAACGGCGACGCGTTATATCCAGAAATCCTCTAAGAGCGCTGGCAGCGAGAACTGATCTAAGATCGGAATATACTGAGGTACGAACTGGTATTGCGGAGAAAGTAATGAGGCAATTAAATGTCGAAAAATGTAAGCCATATATCAAAgactcaatattttattttgattccATTATAATTTTaagttattttttaatttcttttacaGTGGCTAAAAATTCATCTTTGGCCATGGAAGCTCTAGCTGGTCTGGCATCCACCGAAGATTTTAGTAATGTTACATTGAGGAACGTTGCAGAGTCAAACGTATCGACGAACAAGTTACAACCATACAAAGATTTAATGTTGATTTTGATCAAAGGAAGACGTCACGTGCAAGTAAAATTAATCGAACCGATTGCAGAGAACATTAACAGCGGTGACAATTTTGTACTAGTGACAAAAACAGAA GTATATAATTACATTGGGAAGTACTGCAACGTTATCGAAAAGGTTCGCGGTGCAAAAATTGCCATGACCATTCAGCAGAACAAAGATCTTGGCACTCAGGCGTCCCAAGTGATCACTATTAACGAAGATAAGGTAACGTGTACGAAAAGTCAGCTGCAGAAGTTCTGGAATTATCTTGGCGCCGAGAATGAAAACGTAGATG TTTTCGATGCTGGTCACCCCGACGAAGATGAGCTTTACGAGACAGCTATGATACATACGAACATGATCTATGAGATCAAAGATGAAGAACTGGTGCCTCTTGAGAAGTATTGGGGTGCTATACCAAAAATTGAAATGCTCGACCCAAACAAGGTTCTAGTATTTGATTTTGGTAGCGAAATGTACATATGGAGCGGGAAGGTGGCATCCGTCGACAAGAAGAAAATTGCAACGAATCTCGCCACAGAAATGTGGAAGGAGGGTTACGATTATACTGAATGCGACGTGTGTCCAATTAATGCTGCGTCTATGATCGGTAGACGTACCGTCTCTCAGGTAGAATCTAAATCCGCCGAAAACAGACCTAAATGGTGCTTGCTCGCCAAGTTGACGCAACACGTAGAAACGATACTCTTCAGAGAGAAATTCCTCGATTGGCCACATGCCTCAGGAATTATACGAGTTCGCGGCGAAACGAGCAAAGAACAAGTCGATGGAACTATAATTATAGAACCGTgcaatattgataatttattagAGGAAAATACCACGCCCGTTGACTTAGCTCTCGAAGGGAGCCATTTGGGTAGAGGGACTGGTTGGTATGATGACGAG ttgAAAAAACAGTATGTCGTTACTACAACGAGCGTGAAAGTATGGCACATTGATGAATTTTCCCATACCCTTTTGGATGATTCGTCTGTTGGTCAATTTTACTCTGGAGATAGTTATATTGTACATTGGATGTATTCAGTTACTATTACTG GTCGCGGGTTAAGTGGTATGCCTTCGAAGCATTCGGCAAAGGGTCGTGATCGCTCTGTCTACTTCATGTGGCAAGGACAAAGCGCGTCCTTGAACGAACAAGGTGCAGCAGCGCTACTAACTATCCAATTAGATAGCGATCAAGCACCTCAG CTTCGTGTAGTTCAAGGACACGAGCCAGCcgcatttcttaatttattctcAGGCGGAATGATTGTACATTCTGGTAAAAAGAATGATAAGAAGGATGAAAGGTGGCGATTGTACATATGTCGAGGTACCTTAGAGTCAGAGGTGTCTTTGATAGAGATTCCTTGTAGCACTCGTCAATTAAGGAGCAGAGGTTCTCTTTTATTACTAGACTCCAAAAACGATAAAATTTATGTGTGGCATGGATCTAATGCGTTACTTCATATTAAAAAG AATGCGATCAGTGTGGCAAAAAAAATACAAGAAAATCGACCTCAGGAAACCCACTTCTCGTCCGAAGGTgatatagaaattatagaaattaatgaAGGAATTGAACCGGAGGAATTCTTTAATG CATTAGGAGGAATGAATAAATCATTGTACGTATCGTTGGAGAAAGATCAATTGCAGGAACATACTCCAAGACTGTTCCATTTATCAAGTATTTCTAAAGAATTTAAACCTGCAGAGATACTATGTCCTCATCGCGCTTCTTTGACAACGCCGTTCCCTTTTCTACAAGAGGATTTGTATCAAGTAAATCAACCAG CACTATTTTTATTGGATAACATAAATGAATTGTGGATATGGCAAGGCTGGTGGCCTGACACTGGAGCAGAAGATCAAACTGGAAGTAAAGCAGTCAGATGGCAGGCAGAAAGACGAGCTGCCATGACAACGGCTATGCAATATTGGCAAAACTTGCATCCAGAAACTACGAAGTATCCAATTTATCTAGTCTGGGCTGGCCTTGAACCATTGCGGTTTATCAATTTATTCCCTACGTGGACATATCGGGATGATATCGCAGAAATAAACATAGAG GATGGTCGCAATCCCGGAGAAGTATTGTCAGtggaaaacgagttagctcgactAACTAAAAGCACTTATCCCCCCGCT